TGGAGATGTTGAGCATCAGCGTGGCCGCGGGCAGCGCCCGGATCAGCTCGGCGCCAAACAGATCCTCGTAGCAGATGTTGAGCGCGACTTGCTGGTCGCCGAAGCGCATCGGCGGCTGGCCCGGCGCACCGCGCGTCTGGTCCGACATCGGGATCTGCGCCAGCTTGTAGAACCAGCCGAAGAGCGGTGGCGAGTACTCGCCGAAGGGCACAAGATGCTGCTTCGCGTAGTGCTGCACGGGCGCCGTGCCGAGGCTGATCGCGGCGTTGTAGATCCGCCCCGCGTCGTCACGGCGGAACACCCCCATCACCAGGTCGCCGCCTGTATCGCCGGCCAGCCGGGCAAGCCAGTCGAAGTAGCCCTCGGGCAGGCGATCGAGCAGGGTCGGCAGCGTAGTCTCGGGCAGCACCACCAGTGCCGGCGGCGCCGGGGCCGCGAAGCCGTCGCGGACGAGGTCGAGATTCACCTGGAGGACGTCGGCGAAACGCTCGGGGTCCCACTTCAAGCTTTGCTCGAAGTTGGTCTGCACCAGCGCCACCGGCAGCGGCGCGCCGGTCGGCACGGTCCACGCGCGCCCGGCGAGCCCCATGCCGACCGCCAGCACCAGACCGACCACGGCAACGGGCGCCCAGCGCCGGGTGGGCGTGCCACGGCCCGCAGGCAGGAACGCCACGAGTGCGGCGACGAAGGCCGCGAGACCGCCGACGCCGTAGACACCGATCAGCGGCAGATAGCCGGCGAGCGGACTGGGCGGGGTCTGGGAATAGCCGAGCGCCAGCCACGGGAAGCCGGTGAACACCACGCCGCGCAAGCACTCGGAAAGCAGCCAGAGCGCAGCGAAGAGCGCGGCGGAACGCACCGGCATCGCCGGCGATCCCCGCCCCGTGGGAGCGGGCTTGCCCACGAATGCAGCGGGCGAGCGGGCGATGTTCGCGGGCAAGCCCGCTCCCACAGCGTCCGCTCCCACAGCGTCCGCTCCCACAGCGTCCGCTCCCACGGGGCCCGCTCCAGCGGCGGCAAGCTGCGCCGGCCGCACGGCGACGCGACGCTGCAGGCTGATGAACGCGGCCGCAGCGAGCGCGGGATAGAGCGCCAGGTAGGCACAGAACAGCGCGATGGCGAGCGCCGCCAGCGGCGCCGGCATGCCGCCGTAGCGCTCGAGGGCGACGTAGAGCCAGGACACCCCGCCCACGAATGCGCCGAAGCCCCAAGCAAAGCCGAGCGCAAGGCCGTCGCGGATGCGCGCCACGCCCGCGAGCAGCCACGCCAGTACACCGACGGCGATCAGGGCGAGCGGGTACCACCCGAAGGGCGCATAGGCGAACACCGACGCGCCGCCCGAGAGCAGCGCGAGCACCACCCGCCGCCGCATCACTCTTGCACGGACTCGGGCTGGGGCAGGCGCTCCACCACCAGGGTGTGCACCCGACGACTGTCGGCGCGCAGCACCTGGATCTTCAGCCCACCCACCTCGAGCGACTCGCCACGCTTGGGCAGGCGGCCGAAGTGGCGGATGACGAGGCCGCCGACGGTGTCGTATTCCTCGTCGCTGAAGTCGGTGGCGAAGGCCTCGTTGAAGTCCTCGATCTCGGTCGTGGCCTTCACGCGGTAACGCCCGTTCTGGTCGAGGCGGATGCTGTCGCCGGCCTCGTCGAAGTCGTACTCGTCCTCGATGTCGCCGACGATCTGCTCGAGCACGTCCTCGATGGTCACCAGACCGGCCACGCCACCGTACTCGTCCACAACGATCGCCATGTGGTTGCGCGACACGCGGAACTCGCGCAGCAGCACGTTGAGACGCTTGGATTCGGGCACGAACACCGCCGGGCGCAGCATGTCGCGCAGGTCGAACTCGCGCCCGGCGAAGTAGCGCAGCAGGTCCTTGGCGAGCAGGATGCCGGCGACGTCGTCCTTGCCGTCGCCGATCGCGGGGAAGCGCGAGTGCGCGGTGTCGATGGCGAAGTTGACGATCGTGTCGATCGGATCGTCCAGATGCACGCAGTCCATCTGCGCACGGGGAATCATCACGTCGCGCACCTGCATGTCCGACATCTGCAGGGCGCCTTCGATGATGGAGAGCGCATCGGCGTCGATCAGGTTGCGATCGAAGGCCGAATGCAGCAGCGCGAGGAGTTCTTCGCGATCTTCCGGCTCGCGCGAGAGAAGGGCCGAAAGTCGCTCGAGTAACGAGGGTTTAGGGGAACTGTCCATTTTGGTTGTCGAAGTCTCCGCTTCAGGCGTAGGGGTCGGCGTAGCCGAGATCGCGCAGGATGGCGGTCTCGAGCGCTTCCATCTCCGCCGCCTCGGTCTCGCTCTCGTGATCGTAGCCCTGCAGGTGCAGCATGCCATGCACGACCAGATGGGCAAAGTGCGCCTCGAGGGTCTTGCCCTGCGCGGCCGCCTCGCGCGCCACGACCGGCACGCACAGCACCAGGTCGCCCGCAAGCACCGTTTCGGTGGCCGCCTCGGGCAACGCGGGCTGCGCCTCGCCTTCGGCGTAGGCGAAGCTGAGCACGTTGGTGGCGTAGTCCTTGCCGCGATAGTCGCGGTTGAGCGTGCGCCCCTCGTCCTCGCCGACCAGGCGCACGGTAACCTCTGCGTCCTGGCGCAGCGCCGCCTGCGCCCAGCGCCGGATATGGTTCTTCTTGGGGGCGTTGGCCTTGTCCTCGCCCTCGACCGCCTTCTGCACCGAAAGCTTCAACACCGGCGGATGCTCGCCCGCGGGCAGGTCGATGGGCTCGACGAAGGCCATGTCGTGATGCACATCGACGCGCAGGGTCAGCAGATTGCAGGCCCCGGGCTGCAACGACAGGATCGGCACCGCCGCCTCGTCGTCGGCATCCGCCTCGATCTCGAGGTCGCCCCAGGCGCGCTCGGGGAAGGCCAGCAGGAGCTTGCGGCCGTCGCCAAAGTCGATCTCGAGGCGCTCGGCCTTCACCCGGCTGGCCTTGCCATCGGCGGTGAAGGCGGTGATCTTCGGCGTGCCCGCCACCGCGTCATTCGCCATCTTCGGCATCCTGCTGCTCCCTGTCCGTCGTTTCGCGATCCTTGTCCCGCGCCGCACGCGCGGCCGCCTTCTCGCGCTCGAGGCGTGCGCCCTCGCGGTCGTAAGCTTCGACGATGCGTGCGACAAGCGGATGACGCACCACGTCTTCCTTGTTGAATTCGGTGAAGGCGATGCCGCGCACGTCGGCGAGCACCGCGCGCGCCTCCTTGAGGCCGCTGCGCTGGCCGCGCGCCAGATCGACCTGGGTGAGGTCGCCGGTGACCACCGCCTTGGCGCCGAAGCCGATGCGGGTAAGGAACATCTTCATCTGCTCGGGCGTGGTGTTCTGCGCCTCGTCGAGGATGATGAAGGCGTTGTTGAGCGTACGCCCGCGCATGAAGGCGAGCGGCGCGATCTCGATCAGGCTGCGCTCGAAGAGCTTGCCGACGCGGTCGAAGCCCATCAGGTCGTAGAGCGCGTCGTAGAGCGGGCGCAGGTAGGGATCGACCTTCTGCGCCAGGTCGCCGGGCAGGAAGCCCAGGCGCTCGCCGGCCTCGACCGCCGGGCGGGTGAGGATGATGCGCTCGACCAGGTCGCGCTCGAAGGCATCGACCGCGCTCGCCACCGCGAGATAGGTCTTGCCGGTACCGGCCGGGCCGATGCCGAAGGTGATGTCGAATTCCTGGATGTTGCGCAGGTACTCCACCTGGCGCGGCGTGCGCCCGTGCAGCTCGGTGCGCCGGGTCATCAGCACCGGCGCCGGCTGCAGCGGGTCGGCGCCACTGCCGCGGGTGCCGATCTCGATCAGGCCGAGCTGCACGTCGTCGAGCGACAGGTCCTTGTCGGCGCGCTCGTAGAAGTGCTTGAGCGCCATCTCGCCGCGCAGCACCTGCGCTGGATGGCCAGTAAGCGTGAAGTGCTCACCGCGCCGGCTCACCGTGATGTCGAAGGCGTTCTCGATCTGGCGCAGGTTCTCGTCGAGCACGCCGCACAGGCGGGCGAGCCGGGGGTTGTCCACCGGCTCGAAGAAGACTTCCAGGGTTTTCGCCATTCAGGATTCCCGAACGATGATTTCGCCGCGCAGGCTGTGCGGCAAAGCCGCGGTGATGCGCACCTCGACGAACTGGCCGATCAGGCGGTCGCGATGGGGCGAGTCGGAAGGGAAGTTGACCACGCGGTTGTTGTCCGTGCGGCCCATCATCTCGGCTTCGGCGTTCTTCTTCGCCGCGCCTTCCACCAGGATGCGCTGCACCGTGCCGACCATGGCCTCGCTGTTGGCCTGGTATTGCGCGTCGATGCGCTTCTGCAGGCGGGCGAGCCAGGCGAGCTTGGTCTCCTGGGGCACCGGGTCTTCCAGGTCGGCGGCCGGCGTGCCGGGGCGCGCGCTGTAGACGAAGCTGAAGGAGCCGTCGAAGCCGACGTCCTCGATCAGCTTCATGGTCTTCTCGAAGTCTTCCTCGGTCTCGCCCGGGAAGCCGACGATGAAGTCCGAGGTCAGCGCCAGATCACGCCGCGCCGCGCGCAGCTTGCGCACCACCGACTTGAATTCAAGCACCGAATAGCCGCGCTTCATCGCCGCCAGCACGCGATCCGATCCAGACTGCACCGGCAGGTGGAGCTGCGAGACGAGCTTGGGGATCTTCGCGTAGCAGTCGATCAGGCGCTGCGTCATCTCGCGCGGATGCGAGGTGGTGTAGCGGATGCGCTCGATGCCCGGGATCTCGGCCACGCACTCGAGCAGGAAGGCGAAGTCGCCCTGCTCGCCGTCCTCGCGCACGAGCTCGCCGCGCCAGGCATTGACGTTCTGGCCGAGCAGGGTCACTTCCTTGACGCCCTGCGCCGCCAGGCCGGCGATCTCGGCGAGCACGTCCTCGAGCGGACGCGAAACCTCGTCGCCCCGGGTGTAGGGCACGACGCAGAAGGTGCAGTACTTCGAGCAGCCCTCCATGATCGACACGAAGGCGCTCGCGCCCTCGACGCGCGCCGGCGGCATGGCGTCGAACTTCTCGATCTCGGGGAAGGAGATGTCCACCTGCGAACGGCCGGTCTGCTTGCGCGCCTCGATCAGCTTGGGCAGGCGGTGCAGGGTCTGCGGGCCGAACACCACGTCGACGTAGGGCGCGCGCTTGACGATCGCCTCGCCCTCCTGGCTCGCCACGCAGCCGCCGACGCCGATGATCAGCCCGGGCCTGGTCTGCTTGAGCAGCTTCACCCGGCCGAGGTCGTGGAACACCCGCTCCTGC
This region of Thauera sp. JM12B12 genomic DNA includes:
- the lnt gene encoding apolipoprotein N-acyltransferase; protein product: MRRRVVLALLSGGASVFAYAPFGWYPLALIAVGVLAWLLAGVARIRDGLALGFAWGFGAFVGGVSWLYVALERYGGMPAPLAALAIALFCAYLALYPALAAAAFISLQRRVAVRPAQLAAAGAGPVGADAVGADAVGADAVGAGLPANIARSPAAFVGKPAPTGRGSPAMPVRSAALFAALWLLSECLRGVVFTGFPWLALGYSQTPPSPLAGYLPLIGVYGVGGLAAFVAALVAFLPAGRGTPTRRWAPVAVVGLVLAVGMGLAGRAWTVPTGAPLPVALVQTNFEQSLKWDPERFADVLQVNLDLVRDGFAAPAPPALVVLPETTLPTLLDRLPEGYFDWLARLAGDTGGDLVMGVFRRDDAGRIYNAAISLGTAPVQHYAKQHLVPFGEYSPPLFGWFYKLAQIPMSDQTRGAPGQPPMRFGDQQVALNICYEDLFGAELIRALPAATLMLNISNLAWYGDSLAQPQHLQIARVRALETGRPMLRSTNTGMTALVQPDGRVSGVLPEFERGVLRVEAQGYKGLTPYAHWGDWPALGLALLILMAAFLRRVRGSGLARESSP
- a CDS encoding transporter associated domain-containing protein; protein product: MDSSPKPSLLERLSALLSREPEDREELLALLHSAFDRNLIDADALSIIEGALQMSDMQVRDVMIPRAQMDCVHLDDPIDTIVNFAIDTAHSRFPAIGDGKDDVAGILLAKDLLRYFAGREFDLRDMLRPAVFVPESKRLNVLLREFRVSRNHMAIVVDEYGGVAGLVTIEDVLEQIVGDIEDEYDFDEAGDSIRLDQNGRYRVKATTEIEDFNEAFATDFSDEEYDTVGGLVIRHFGRLPKRGESLEVGGLKIQVLRADSRRVHTLVVERLPQPESVQE
- the ybeY gene encoding rRNA maturation RNase YbeY, whose protein sequence is MPKMANDAVAGTPKITAFTADGKASRVKAERLEIDFGDGRKLLLAFPERAWGDLEIEADADDEAAVPILSLQPGACNLLTLRVDVHHDMAFVEPIDLPAGEHPPVLKLSVQKAVEGEDKANAPKKNHIRRWAQAALRQDAEVTVRLVGEDEGRTLNRDYRGKDYATNVLSFAYAEGEAQPALPEAATETVLAGDLVLCVPVVAREAAAQGKTLEAHFAHLVVHGMLHLQGYDHESETEAAEMEALETAILRDLGYADPYA
- a CDS encoding PhoH family protein produces the protein MAKTLEVFFEPVDNPRLARLCGVLDENLRQIENAFDITVSRRGEHFTLTGHPAQVLRGEMALKHFYERADKDLSLDDVQLGLIEIGTRGSGADPLQPAPVLMTRRTELHGRTPRQVEYLRNIQEFDITFGIGPAGTGKTYLAVASAVDAFERDLVERIILTRPAVEAGERLGFLPGDLAQKVDPYLRPLYDALYDLMGFDRVGKLFERSLIEIAPLAFMRGRTLNNAFIILDEAQNTTPEQMKMFLTRIGFGAKAVVTGDLTQVDLARGQRSGLKEARAVLADVRGIAFTEFNKEDVVRHPLVARIVEAYDREGARLEREKAAARAARDKDRETTDREQQDAEDGE
- the miaB gene encoding tRNA (N6-isopentenyl adenosine(37)-C2)-methylthiotransferase MiaB, whose product is MKKLYIRTFGCQMNEYDSDKMADVLGAHEELVKTDNPEEADVILFNTCSVREKAQERVFHDLGRVKLLKQTRPGLIIGVGGCVASQEGEAIVKRAPYVDVVFGPQTLHRLPKLIEARKQTGRSQVDISFPEIEKFDAMPPARVEGASAFVSIMEGCSKYCTFCVVPYTRGDEVSRPLEDVLAEIAGLAAQGVKEVTLLGQNVNAWRGELVREDGEQGDFAFLLECVAEIPGIERIRYTTSHPREMTQRLIDCYAKIPKLVSQLHLPVQSGSDRVLAAMKRGYSVLEFKSVVRKLRAARRDLALTSDFIVGFPGETEEDFEKTMKLIEDVGFDGSFSFVYSARPGTPAADLEDPVPQETKLAWLARLQKRIDAQYQANSEAMVGTVQRILVEGAAKKNAEAEMMGRTDNNRVVNFPSDSPHRDRLIGQFVEVRITAALPHSLRGEIIVRES